Proteins from one Suncus etruscus isolate mSunEtr1 chromosome 3, mSunEtr1.pri.cur, whole genome shotgun sequence genomic window:
- the LOC126004263 gene encoding high affinity copper uptake protein 1-like, whose protein sequence is MPHLHHDAGMSAMDHSSTPPPHHHPPHTSGHHSHSGSAHTSMTMPMTFYFGYKNVELLFAGLVIDSAGAMAGAFLAVFLLSVGFEGLKRAREELLNKTQQCTPVPGPTGNCPPEKPQSACQRLLRCDLLVQTALHVLQVLLSYLLMLTAMTYNAYLGLAVVAGAGTGYWLFGGKKVQDVASPDLDSSKVKIHEFPFKNFPWEPSLEPHFPEFSVSLPENIELSKSAFSDISAWPLENQAPAWPSLRPYPDAEYLWPETHFYGSWASI, encoded by the coding sequence ATGCCCCATTTGCACCACGATGCAGGAATGAGTGCCATGGACCACAGCAGCACCCCGCCACCTCATCACCATCCCCCGCACACCTCGGGGCACCACTCCCACAGCGGCAGTGCACACACGTCCATGACGATGCCCATGACCTTCTACTTTGGCTACAAGAACGTGGAGCTGCTGTTTGCTGGGCTGGTGATCGACTCGGCTGGAGCCATGGCCGGGGCTTTCCTGGCCGTGTTTCTGCTCTCCGTGGGCTTTGAGGGACTCAAGAGAGCCCGCGAGGAGCTTCTGAACAAGACCCAGCAGTGCACGCCTGTCCCTGGACCCACAGGAAACTGCCCCCCAGAGAAGCCCCAGAGTGCCTGCCAGCGACTGCTGAGGTGCGACCTCCTGGTGCAGACGGCCCTACACGTGCTCCAGGTGCTCCTGAGCTACCTGCTGATGCTCACGGCCATGACCTACAACGCCTACCTGGGCCTGGCGGTGGTGGCGGGCGCGGGCACCGGCTACTGGCTCTTTGGAGGGAAGAAGGTGCAAGACGTGGCTTCTCCGGACCTTGACTCGAGTAAGGTGAAGATCCATGAGTTTCCCTTTAAAAATTTCCCCTGGGAGCCTTCTCTGGAGCCCCACTTTCCTGAGTTCTCTGTGTCACTTCCAGAGAATATAGAGCTCTCGAAGTCGGCCTTCTCTGACATCAGTGCTTGGCCTCTGGAAAATCAAGCACCTGCTTGGCCTTCCCTCCGTCCCTACCCGGATGCTGAATATCTTTGGCCGGAAACTCACTTCTATGGCAGCTGGGCTAGCATCTGA